The Deltaproteobacteria bacterium genome has a segment encoding these proteins:
- a CDS encoding nucleotidyltransferase family protein — protein sequence MLAPEALLLHLSEFKPSRPKASAASWEALSQLAPMHGLAPLIAYNLEYRLGGAGAPQVVRDVLLSHYQGSLADNVFKFVNLKKALAECADAQVILLEAAAFADSLYPHVAFRPASELRLLVRHAELEKVKHGLGAAGYGPTPDPDPLGGVAVVTDERTRIVIHTRLFPDARAAEEAGLWQRALPSRAFGVNARRPAAEDALLSAVLLQARQAFDVPLIQTLDLRELVRGAPDLGGPYSQPLDAKLVLERAATLKLERALWTAMELLGVLFPVDRERAQAWQPPIRKASQALLRKIVVAPLQDLARTRAPRGLDRLRALLAGG from the coding sequence ATGCTCGCGCCCGAAGCGCTGCTCCTGCACCTCTCCGAGTTCAAGCCCTCGCGGCCGAAGGCGAGCGCCGCGTCGTGGGAGGCGCTGAGCCAGCTCGCGCCCATGCACGGGCTCGCGCCGCTCATCGCCTACAACCTCGAGTACCGGCTCGGTGGCGCGGGCGCACCGCAGGTGGTCCGCGACGTGCTGCTCAGCCACTACCAGGGCTCGCTCGCGGACAACGTCTTCAAGTTCGTGAATCTGAAGAAGGCGCTCGCGGAGTGCGCCGACGCGCAGGTGATCCTCCTCGAGGCCGCGGCGTTTGCCGACTCGCTCTACCCGCACGTCGCGTTCCGGCCGGCGTCGGAGCTGCGCCTGCTGGTGCGGCACGCGGAGCTCGAGAAGGTGAAGCACGGCTTGGGCGCGGCAGGCTACGGGCCGACGCCGGATCCGGATCCGCTGGGCGGGGTCGCGGTGGTGACCGACGAGCGCACGCGCATCGTGATTCACACGCGGCTCTTCCCCGACGCGCGCGCGGCCGAAGAGGCCGGGCTCTGGCAGCGTGCCCTGCCCTCGCGCGCGTTCGGGGTGAACGCGCGTCGACCGGCGGCCGAGGACGCGCTGCTCTCCGCGGTGCTCTTGCAAGCGCGCCAGGCCTTCGACGTGCCGTTGATCCAGACGCTCGATCTTCGCGAGCTCGTGCGCGGCGCCCCGGATCTCGGCGGGCCTTACTCGCAGCCGCTCGACGCCAAGCTCGTGCTCGAGCGGGCGGCGACGCTCAAGCTCGAGCGCGCGCTCTGGACGGCCATGGAGCTGCTCGGCGTGCTCTTCCCCGTCGATCGCGAGCGCGCGCAGGCGTGGCAGCCGCCGATCCGGAAGGCGAGCCAGGCGCTCTTGCGGAAGATCGTCGTCGCACCGCTGCAGGATCTCGCGCGCACGCGGGCGCCACGCGGACTGGATCGGCTCAGGGCGCTGCTGGCGGGCGGCTGA
- the gmd gene encoding GDP-mannose 4,6-dehydratase, protein MKKALITGITGQDGSYLAELLLEKGYEVYGIIRRASTFNTHRIDHVYRDPHESNARLRLIHGDLSDGSALNKILRDVRPDEIYNLGAQSHVRVSFDVPEYTADVDALGAVRLLEAIRDVGLQPRFYQASSSELYGKVVETPQTEKTPFYPRSPYACAKAYAYWITVNYRESYNLHASNGILFNHESPRRGETFVTRKITRALARIHHGLQDKLFLGNLDAKRDWGFAGDYVEAMWLMLQQDKPEDYVIATGETHSVREFLDESFALLGRDWKKHVEIDPRYFRPAEVDLLLGDATKAKQKLGWKPKVGFKQLVKMMVEADVAEVEREKFGSHGKR, encoded by the coding sequence ATGAAGAAAGCGCTCATCACCGGCATCACCGGACAGGACGGCAGCTACCTCGCGGAGCTGCTCCTGGAGAAGGGCTACGAGGTCTACGGCATCATCCGTCGCGCCTCGACCTTCAACACCCACCGCATCGATCACGTCTACCGCGATCCGCACGAGAGCAACGCGCGCCTGCGCCTCATCCACGGCGATCTCTCCGACGGCAGCGCGCTCAACAAGATCCTCCGCGACGTCCGCCCCGACGAGATCTACAACCTCGGCGCCCAGAGCCACGTGCGCGTGAGCTTCGACGTGCCCGAGTACACCGCCGACGTGGACGCGCTCGGCGCCGTGCGCCTGCTGGAAGCCATTCGCGACGTGGGCCTGCAGCCGCGCTTCTACCAGGCCAGCTCCAGCGAGCTGTACGGCAAGGTGGTGGAGACGCCGCAGACGGAGAAGACGCCGTTCTACCCGCGCTCGCCCTACGCCTGCGCCAAGGCCTACGCGTACTGGATCACCGTCAACTACCGCGAGAGCTACAACCTGCACGCGTCGAACGGCATCCTCTTCAACCACGAGAGCCCGCGCCGCGGCGAGACGTTCGTCACCCGCAAGATCACCCGCGCGCTGGCGCGCATCCACCACGGGCTCCAGGACAAGCTCTTCCTGGGCAACCTCGACGCCAAGCGCGACTGGGGCTTCGCCGGCGATTATGTCGAGGCCATGTGGCTCATGCTCCAGCAGGACAAGCCCGAGGACTACGTCATCGCCACCGGCGAGACCCACTCGGTGCGCGAGTTCCTCGACGAGAGCTTCGCGCTGCTCGGCCGCGACTGGAAGAAGCACGTGGAGATCGACCCGCGCTACTTCCGCCCCGCGGAGGTGGACCTGCTCCTCGGCGACGCCACCAAGGCCAAGCAGAAGCTGGGCTGGAAGCCGAAGGTGGGCTTCAAGCAGCTGGTGAAGATGATGGTGGAGGCCGACGTGGCCGAGGTGGAGCGCGAGAAGTTCGGCTCCCACGGCAAGCGCTGA